The following is a genomic window from Aphis gossypii isolate Hap1 chromosome X, ASM2018417v2, whole genome shotgun sequence.
TTCAGTATGACCAATTTTGTGAGTTTAGCTTAAATACTGGAGTGAAATGATACTTATAGTTGAGTGTAAAGAATAGTAAGAAAATTAACTGTGTTCTCTCATAAGATCAGCCATGTTGTACATTTGTAAGACAACATGTGGCGTTCCTTtaggtaaatatatcatagtttgtaaaaatgatttacttaCAATATGTTAGCAACGAGTTTACTATCTTCTATGCACAGCTTTAACtccgaaatattattttctatttgtgaaataatacttttaaattcagatttatgaatattttctttttgtataatttcattaaaactattttcagtagctaaaaacaaataaatatatttacaaataattcacataattaaatacagagttataaaaaaaacttacaaattACTATGTTGaattgttcaaatttttttgctttttcacaaataatatcaattatttcagTATGTTGTTTCATATCTTTCAAGGTccgtaaatgtataaaatttatcctttaacaaaatatcatggcaataaaatatattattaatattctagctttttattttcttactttGGATTTGATccaattgttaatttaattgtattgtttgcaTCACTAACTGCAGACACTTTTAAAGATGTTACTGTTTtgttaatcaaattttttttatttattgtatttgaataattttcagCTAAATTGCCCATAACTGTTTTTGTTTCCATTAATCCAAAATcactttttttatcatttaattcttttaacatttcacctataattatctttttttgatcctaaaaaataaaataaaaattgtatagaattgtttaatgtaaaatgaattaaatataaactaactaTTTCTGCATTTAAGGTGTTTGTTTGCTCTACAATCTGATCTAAGATTCTTAATGACTCATCTTCAAAAGTGACGTTTTCTTGGAATACAGTTACTTTAGAACATTCTAAAGTGTTTTTAAACCATAAATGGAAAGTTTCTACTAAATTTTTCCTAAACATTTGCAATTCATCTTCAGTACATGATAAATTTTTcagctaaaaataaaagtttgtaaAGAttaatctatacatataaatacaaataaattcaaacaaatatgtAGAAGTGTCacaatagtttattaactgatattttaaaatataattacttattaaataaatttactttgtattgactaataatttcatttttaactagatttgttgtttcttttaaattttttaaaacatgttcCTTTTCAGTTAGTAAGTTGGATAAATTTGATTCTAGCTCTATTTGCTTTTGAAAAAGTTTCTTGAGTACTTCATCGCTTACAATTTCATTgtcacttttaaaataaaaacatatattagattaggtaaatataatgtgaaaaatttgctgaaaataaatttacctgTTATGTACTACAGTTTCTTTCGCCTCAATAACTGTatctttacttttatttatattaatcattagaTTTTCTTCAACAGTTTGGAGTAAAACAGCAGGAGACTTATCACATATAGTTGTGTATATAGCATTACATAACTTTTTTCCAATATTTACACTATCATTCATGACACCTGATTGTTTAGCATCATCTACTTCGGTACAACATACAATCAAAGAatcctaaaatttaaaattacatataaagtaaaaaattatctaccaCTTTCTTAGTTACTGTAAAAATGTTACCTCATAATCAGCCTTGGTCAAATCATTATTTGCTTCTTTTGAAAAATGGTTgcaaaaatttgataattcgttatacattttgataaattcattataatattcaattttatgatttgctacatatgatgtattttgcttgatttcaatatttttaataatattttttttgtgttcaatttttttgtttaaatccatttttaatttgccgttatttattttggtatcaATAATATCTGTTTGtagcttattatattttgtaataagttcttcatattttaatgcattagCAAGATCATCACAAGATTCCACTTTTGACtaacaaaatgataattaataattattttttttttttaatatttatgattacctATAAGTTGtaatctaattaataaaagaatatatttatgattcatgattcagaaaaattacaaataagaaacttttcaatacctacatctacaatacaaataaaaaatgatataacagGAGGAAGGAGATCATTCTCAATgatgaaaatcaaaatcatttttaataatgaaaaaatgaaacaataagaaagtagataattataattgtaaatttctctatagaaaatttaagaataaaaagtgTCTTACCATTAATGGTTTTTGTCGTTTTTGAAGTTTATGTAACAATAAGGATTTCTTAACTAAATCCACCTCTTCTTTTGAACgtacatgtttaataatatgtctccACATGTCTCGTCGTTGAGGAGGCATCAGCCTATgaacatcaaaataaattgtttcaatcgttaattttaaccacTAATCACTATACCAAAAATGTGTACGAATTTGACTACTCAAATACAAAAAGGATGACTTACTTTTTTAGCACCTCGTCGTCTAATTTTCCATCGACTTCCAGCCCCAGATGTTGGAaccatttcttaaaattagttaaatcttTATCCATGTTTAAAACAGAACtgcaaaatgttttcttttgtaAGATAAATCTAATTAATACGATAAACgaagaaattgaaaacaaactgagatttatagttaaataattaatcgttttttatattttatagcatttgaAGTATACTATCGTCTGTTATagtgttaaacattttagcaATGAGCAGTAGAATCAGTAAtcagtaaatagtaaataatttcgaAATCAACTCTTTccttatcaatataataaccgTCAAAAGGCGCGAGTTTTTTGTCCGTAGTACACCAGCAGTGACGTAGACAATGTCGTTGAGAAAACTGATAGCGTTCGGagatgataaaatttaaacgtttCTCACGAacctttaaagtttaaatgataACTGATACGGACgtttatgaaaattacaaaaaattaaaaaatatggaaacAGAGAATCTGTAgacagtattaaaaaatactattagtataactagtataagccactataaaaaaaagataggtTAAATGAATGCGTTAAATGACAAATATTTGCTTACGAAAAATGATTAGGTACATGCATAGACAATTTTTCAGCACTCGGCTACTATTTCTAaggatttttcataatttatttttattacaataacttaatatatttttgtacatagtaaaaattaagaacaaaCGAGAATTTTTAATCAAGGCTAGTTATTATagactaaatttttatttttgagttgtaatttagaaataaattctgTGGAGTCTTGAACTCttgaattttttactaaatatttatacaagtatagcctataggtattatattctaGACTTGatgtaaatttcaaaatattttagtttagttGTAATCCTTttaaggtttaaaaaaaagttgtctTCACAGAAacctaacaatttaaaaacacaaacaataagtaggaatttttgaaaaatatttcaaattcgaTGAAATTTGGTACCCAGGTATTTGACGAAAAATATTCTTAGGGATTAGAAACTTTTCACTGCTGTAGTgctgtgtattttattatttacctattaataataataatttttataatattataataaaatacatagtagTGAAATGGTTCtttgatatacctacatattaaacaatggaatttttgaaatatttagattataataattgtaaattgtaaattgtaacttgaaaactatattttattggtataccGTATacctatagactatagtactACcaagatgatattatttatatcattccTCAAATGTCACATCTGCAGTATTGACTTAGATAAATTGTAAGTACTAAGATCgctcacaaaaataaatacaagagGAAAGGTAAAGTCAAaagttaagaatataataccgtgatacatatattattaattttaccaattacaaaaaatattaactaaaataacgaTGGGACATCGGACGCCCTTGACTTATActgctaaaaataatatatgaaataattttataataataattaggtacctacttactatctaacattttacattatattatagaatattttgtcGACAAAAGGTATAGTTCTATTTCCCAATTTACCGAATTATTAATACCAGtccaatgtatattatctgcctataatatgtgatctacgaactaaatttttatgtgtGCTACACtactacttaaaatatttatgtacttaaaatttacttttacctGTCTACAAAACTGCATTATGTGATATATCATGTATACCCATATAAGACAAGTTCTATTATTTctgctatatatatagagctaaattattataacatttaccaTTGAGGTctgtataagtatacaaaGGATTTCTTACACGAAGTGACTGATATGTTTGGCAATTTGGTATCCTTTTTCAGTTTACCtaatagtcacaattttttataagagccATCCGAATGTTTTTTTACTGGTCCTCgttttttcacataataaaattgtccACCATCACATTCGGTgccaatgtattttttgaacaaaccaaataattattacttaagagatttttatactttttaaatattcaacgcATTTTActtcatcaataattatatttttgtataaaatatacaccatTGCTGTGGtagaaaacattatataatatatctattaattcaaaacatttcactcgtgaaaaaaaaatggaaaattcaGCAACAAACAAAATGACACGAATAGGTAAATGCTAAATGGTAACTAAatgtctaaattatattttaaaaatactatacagtCGTAAAATTCATTTGATACATAGATTATAgcgtaaaatataggtacctaacaatCTGTTAACGAGTTAACGGGAGATCACACATTCTACATTTTACTTACAACACTTTATCGTAGATACTAGATAGCCAATTAACGGTAGATCACAGATAAGACCGGTTCCCTAACACCATATTTAAATacggtatattaaattaatatccatAAAACACCGACGAAACCAAATatctaactatttttatatttgtaaaagtaCTTTCACTATAGGTTATTCAActtcttgaaaaaaattgcgtctcgaaaataaaaattaagttttattcaatttaaatgaaaagcCATTTTCCGTAgaagttattaaaactaaaagcaGGCATTTTGTGTTCAAATTTATGATCTATAATATGTCATTGgcgcaaaatataaaatattgggagttattgtatttatttatctagtgtctagttattttaaaatatatgaatactaaatacaaaatatttgtcagTTATACaagttatcaaattattttatagataaaaattcataacatttttaccattttaatacatatgattgcaaaatttaaaaaaaaatagatttcaaAGGATGTTTttcttagatttaaaaaaaagttttacgaaaaactatatacatttttcatgggtttttcaagtttaaatttcGAAGACATTTCAACATTTGGTATCTAAACTTtactataaatcaatttataattaaactatttttgttattttattattattaaaaaaaaatgaatcataGAATCTCGAAATATTCtactattacttaaaataataatttaggtaccatattattaatatgcattatgcacTGCTATGTAATTTTCATGATATTGTTTAgactaatttttaactacttaaaggcattttaagtttaagttaaagtaatattataatagccaataggtatagTTTTAGTGTCTGAACGaagttcatattataacaatttgtaaTGGAGTGCACAcaagtagtatacattttttatcatacattttaaatagatgtctacttatatatattttgtattaatgaaAACTTGCACTAATAACAAATTTCCATCAATATAAActcataattaaaacaaaaaaaaatattttattatagaacagataatattatattgtcaatgaaatatttcataatttttaaagacaaaGAACAAATTTGGTTTAAACTATTCTATTTTCCGATATCGAacgaatgaataatttttcaaataatataatatgtattattttttttttccatctgTTTGTTCGAAGTTTTTATCACTCGGGTCTTTTTTCGCCAGACATTTTATTCCGAGGTCCTGCAAGAGGTAGGTATTGTCATCGACACGTCTTTATAACAatggtttgtataatataaaataattcataaatattaatattcataaaatacgaTTGCGCGCACACAATACCATACCAATTAATTAAACGACGGTGTCGTTGCAGCCGTCGCGCGCCGACTAAATTCCGAACGCGAATTTCAAGGTGGTCTTAGCAAAAATCAATAcgcgaaaacaaaataataataataataataataatcgtacaaTATTTGCGACTacgtcgttataataatattatatcgtaataaaagaagtaataatattctgtataataGGAATACAAGAGCgtgcaaaatataacaatattataacgttctCCGAGTGCCTCCTACGACTACGGTCGGGCACATCATCTCCTGATACACCGTGGCCGATCCCAAAGTCAAGGCCGGCTGGGCCCACCCGGTTAGCGAaacgtacctatacaatacctctatattataatacctgcGGTAGAACGTCCGGAAAATCAAAGGACGGCCGCGAGAACGAGAAAACCGCAAACAACACGACTCGTCGTCGAACGACCGTCGTCGGTACCAGGGGCCCAGGACGACGGAGCGCGGCGTACGGCGAGCCGCGGACCGCGCGAAACGTCG
Proteins encoded in this region:
- the LOC114132573 gene encoding uncharacterized protein LOC114132573 codes for the protein MDKDLTNFKKWFQHLGLEVDGKLDDEVLKKLMPPQRRDMWRHIIKHVRSKEEVDLVKKSLLLHKLQKRQKPLMSKVESCDDLANALKYEELITKYNKLQTDIIDTKINNGKLKMDLNKKIEHKKNIIKNIEIKQNTSYVANHKIEYYNEFIKMYNELSNFCNHFSKEANNDLTKADYEDSLIVCCTEVDDAKQSGVMNDSVNIGKKLCNAIYTTICDKSPAVLLQTVEENLMININKSKDTVIEAKETVVHNSDNEIVSDEVLKKLFQKQIELESNLSNLLTEKEHVLKNLKETTNLVKNEIISQYKLKNLSCTEDELQMFRKNLVETFHLWFKNTLECSKVTVFQENVTFEDESLRILDQIVEQTNTLNAEIDQKKIIIGEMLKELNDKKSDFGLMETKTVMGNLAENYSNTINKKNLINKTVTSLKVSAVSDANNTIKLTIGSNPKINFIHLRTLKDMKQHTEIIDIICEKAKKFEQFNIVISTENSFNEIIQKENIHKSEFKSIISQIENNISELKLCIEDSKLVANILLNKELLNSLAIN